Proteins co-encoded in one Cytophaga hutchinsonii ATCC 33406 genomic window:
- a CDS encoding beta-ketoacyl-[acyl-carrier-protein] synthase family protein — protein MSSRVLISGIGSVSSIGLNVTELTDSILESKTGVSRKTRLDSILARALPTAQIQLSDAALKSRVPGLPAKQVYSRTALLGMIAASEAVAMAGLTKEDCIRAGLVNSTSAGGMDKGEFFYADFIQSPSKGNLKLALTHDCGDAAEQMAALLGIEQYITTISTACSSAANAMIHAARLIKAGVCDIVVAGGSDAICKFTINGFNSLMILSEEPCKPFDKNRTGLNLGEAAGYFVLESEASVTRRGVKPLAVLSGYGNACDAYHQTASSPNGEGAYLAMMQAINVSGYAPSVIDYINAHGTGTQNNDMSESVALQRIFPADLPPVSSTKAMTGHTLAAAGGIEAVMSVLAIQNGWMFPNKNFKDPIEETGIIPVTELQTNKTIKHILSNSFGFGGNNSSLLISAC, from the coding sequence ATGTCTTCACGTGTTTTAATTTCCGGCATTGGTTCTGTTTCTTCAATTGGTCTCAATGTAACGGAGTTAACGGATTCTATTCTTGAATCAAAAACAGGTGTTTCCAGAAAAACCAGATTGGATTCTATTCTGGCGCGTGCCTTACCAACAGCACAGATACAGCTAAGTGATGCCGCATTAAAAAGCAGGGTGCCGGGTTTACCGGCTAAGCAGGTATATTCCAGAACAGCTTTATTAGGTATGATCGCCGCTTCGGAAGCCGTAGCAATGGCAGGCTTAACAAAGGAAGACTGTATACGTGCAGGCCTGGTTAATTCAACCAGTGCCGGTGGTATGGATAAAGGCGAATTTTTTTACGCAGATTTTATTCAATCTCCTTCCAAAGGAAATCTTAAATTAGCATTAACCCACGACTGTGGTGACGCCGCCGAACAAATGGCAGCCTTGCTGGGGATTGAACAATACATTACAACCATCAGTACAGCGTGTTCATCTGCAGCCAATGCAATGATTCATGCAGCACGCCTGATTAAAGCAGGCGTATGCGATATAGTTGTGGCAGGCGGTTCAGATGCCATCTGTAAATTTACCATAAACGGTTTTAATTCGCTGATGATCTTATCCGAAGAGCCTTGCAAACCCTTTGATAAAAACCGTACGGGTTTGAATTTAGGTGAAGCCGCCGGATATTTCGTACTTGAATCAGAAGCTTCGGTAACCCGCAGAGGTGTAAAACCATTAGCCGTATTATCCGGTTATGGCAATGCCTGTGATGCGTATCATCAGACGGCATCTTCGCCCAATGGAGAAGGCGCTTACCTGGCCATGATGCAGGCCATCAACGTGAGCGGTTATGCACCATCCGTGATCGATTACATCAATGCACACGGAACAGGTACACAGAATAATGACATGTCGGAGAGTGTTGCCTTGCAGCGGATCTTCCCGGCAGATCTTCCGCCGGTGAGTTCAACCAAAGCCATGACCGGCCATACCTTAGCAGCTGCAGGTGGGATAGAAGCAGTCATGTCTGTGCTGGCGATACAGAACGGATGGATGTTCCCGAATAAAAATTTCAAAGACCCCATTGAAGAGACAGGTATTATACCGGTTACAGAACTTCAGACAAATAAAACGATTAAACATATTCTCTCTAATTCCTTTGGTTTTGGGGGCAACAACTCATCTTTACTGATCTCGGCATGTTAA
- a CDS encoding phosphopantetheine-binding protein: MNQLITELKKEIISQLNLQDITPEDIKDNAPLFVDGLGLDSIDVLELIVLLQKKYGIKVNGAEEGKSVFFSVQSMAEFIYARQQQQQQQQQEQK, encoded by the coding sequence ATGAACCAGTTAATTACTGAATTAAAAAAAGAAATCATTTCACAGCTAAATCTTCAAGACATTACCCCGGAAGATATCAAAGACAATGCACCATTATTTGTTGATGGTCTTGGTTTGGATTCCATTGATGTATTAGAATTGATCGTATTGCTTCAAAAAAAATACGGTATAAAAGTGAATGGTGCAGAAGAAGGTAAATCGGTATTTTTCTCTGTTCAATCTATGGCAGAATTCATCTACGCCAGACAGCAGCAACAGCAACAGCAACAGCAGGAACAAAAATAA
- a CDS encoding beta-ketoacyl-[acyl-carrier-protein] synthase family protein yields the protein MKNNVYILADSVVTPLGQSTEENMEKLYSLQSAIRTYTHPQIGTFYASKFEDGKSFQIKKDAAGKTKIERLFISCIEKALERTEIDVENANVLFVFASTKGNVEYLTDETFDKNRLRIGITAQDVTAYFNNPNTPIVVSNACISGLQAIQYGYEVLQDNRYTHVVVTGADCFSEFILSGFHSFQALSPFPCKPFDKARAGLSLGEGCGTLILSNKKTDAAAIEILSVVSSNDANHLSGPSRTGEGLSSAILGAINEAGITAEQIDVISAHGTATLYNDEMESMAFKTANLEAKAVYSVKGNIGHTLGAAGIIETIYLAQSLQNNMLVPSIGFTETGTSVELNVTRQSTLKTMQIGLKTASGFGGGNTALLLKK from the coding sequence ATGAAAAATAACGTTTACATACTTGCTGATTCTGTTGTGACGCCATTGGGGCAGAGCACGGAAGAGAATATGGAAAAGTTATATAGCTTGCAATCTGCTATCAGAACATATACGCATCCGCAGATCGGTACTTTTTACGCGTCAAAATTTGAAGACGGAAAATCGTTTCAAATCAAAAAAGATGCAGCCGGTAAAACTAAAATAGAACGTCTGTTTATTTCCTGTATTGAAAAAGCCTTAGAACGTACGGAAATTGATGTAGAAAATGCTAACGTCTTGTTTGTATTTGCTTCAACAAAAGGAAACGTAGAATACCTGACAGACGAAACATTTGATAAAAACCGTTTACGCATCGGGATAACGGCACAAGACGTTACCGCCTATTTTAATAATCCCAATACACCTATTGTTGTATCCAACGCCTGTATCTCAGGCTTACAGGCCATTCAATACGGGTATGAAGTTTTGCAGGACAACCGTTACACACATGTAGTGGTTACAGGAGCAGATTGTTTTTCAGAATTTATTCTGTCCGGCTTTCATTCCTTCCAGGCACTTAGCCCGTTTCCATGCAAACCATTTGATAAAGCACGTGCAGGTTTATCCTTAGGAGAAGGCTGCGGCACATTGATATTAAGCAATAAAAAAACTGATGCAGCAGCTATTGAAATTCTATCGGTTGTATCTTCCAATGATGCCAATCACTTGTCTGGTCCTTCAAGAACAGGAGAAGGGTTGTCGTCTGCTATCCTTGGCGCGATAAACGAAGCCGGTATTACCGCAGAGCAGATCGACGTTATTTCAGCACACGGAACAGCAACGCTCTATAACGATGAAATGGAATCGATGGCATTTAAAACAGCAAACCTGGAAGCAAAAGCTGTTTATAGTGTAAAAGGCAATATTGGTCATACGCTGGGCGCGGCAGGTATTATTGAAACCATTTACCTGGCGCAGAGTTTACAAAATAACATGCTTGTTCCATCCATTGGTTTTACTGAAACCGGTACAAGCGTAGAATTAAATGTTACACGCCAGTCCACTCTTAAAACCATGCAGATCGGCTTGAAAACAGCGTCTGGTTTTGGCGGAGGTAACACCGCTTTACTTTTAAAGAAATAA
- a CDS encoding acyl-CoA thioesterase, whose protein sequence is MTLCHETDVLVRFSEVDSLLIVWHGHYVRYFEDAREAFGLKYGIHYLDVHRAGYSTPIVKVVCDYKRSLKYGDTAIVEATYVDTDAAKLIFKFVIKNKATGELIATGETVQVFLDSNKELSLTIPPFLVEWKKKHGLI, encoded by the coding sequence ATGACCTTATGCCATGAAACAGATGTGTTGGTTCGGTTCAGTGAAGTTGATTCTTTACTGATTGTTTGGCATGGGCATTATGTACGTTATTTCGAAGATGCGCGCGAAGCATTCGGTTTAAAATACGGCATTCACTATCTGGATGTACACCGCGCAGGTTATTCCACACCGATTGTAAAAGTAGTGTGTGATTACAAGCGTTCGTTAAAATATGGCGATACCGCAATAGTGGAAGCTACTTACGTGGATACCGATGCAGCGAAACTTATCTTTAAATTTGTTATAAAAAACAAAGCAACCGGAGAACTTATTGCCACGGGCGAAACCGTTCAGGTGTTCCTGGATTCTAACAAAGAATTAAGCTTAACCATACCTCCGTTTCTTGTTGAATGGAAGAAAAAACACGGACTGATCTGA
- a CDS encoding 3-hydroxyacyl-ACP dehydratase, whose product MAAVLPDKNVIQYIPQRPPIVMISTLVSAEKNVTETELEIPAHGLFVKDGVLHEPGLIENVAQTAAAGVGYACTLTSQPVPVGFIGAVKNLEIDYLPKVGDVLETRVEVLEEIFDMTLIKGESFVKGKRVLTCEMKIVLKK is encoded by the coding sequence ATGGCAGCAGTTCTTCCGGATAAAAATGTGATTCAATATATTCCGCAGCGCCCGCCGATCGTTATGATCAGCACATTGGTGTCTGCAGAAAAGAATGTAACGGAAACAGAACTTGAAATACCTGCACACGGATTGTTTGTTAAAGACGGTGTGCTGCACGAACCCGGACTGATTGAAAATGTTGCGCAGACCGCAGCAGCCGGTGTTGGCTATGCGTGTACATTAACCAGCCAGCCTGTGCCGGTTGGTTTTATTGGCGCTGTTAAAAACCTGGAAATTGATTATCTGCCAAAGGTAGGAGATGTGCTTGAAACACGCGTTGAAGTACTGGAGGAAATCTTTGATATGACATTGATAAAAGGAGAGAGCTTTGTAAAAGGCAAGCGCGTGCTTACCTGTGAAATGAAAATCGTTTTGAAAAAATAA
- a CDS encoding methyltransferase has product MMQTKETRSSMRFYQEEKHSAVDAKFEAQKIAFAPFVFQASMALRDLGILKIIEDSGTAGITQEEIVAKLTLSNYGVRVLVEAGLGMGLLIINDGKYTITRVGYYILNDPMTIANMDFVQDINYQGFFHLKDSIVNGKPEGLKVIGPQYETFYQALSELPEKEKQSWLAFDHFYSDDSFSRVLPIVFKFNPAKILDVGGNTGKWSLSCVHHNKDVKMTIADLPQQIAMAKENISQYKEGERISYHPLDILKPETSLPAGYDVVWMSQFLDCFSEDEIVGILKKALTALTDSGKLIIMETFWDRQKFEAASFCLQQTSLYFTCIANGNSQMYHSEVFIRCVEKAGFVIEEDINNVGISHTVLICKKK; this is encoded by the coding sequence ATGATGCAAACAAAAGAAACAAGATCCTCCATGAGGTTTTATCAGGAAGAAAAACACTCAGCTGTAGACGCAAAATTTGAAGCTCAAAAAATTGCTTTTGCTCCCTTTGTGTTTCAGGCTTCAATGGCTTTAAGAGATTTAGGTATTTTGAAAATCATTGAAGATTCCGGTACAGCAGGAATTACGCAGGAAGAGATTGTTGCTAAGTTAACACTATCAAACTATGGTGTGCGTGTATTGGTAGAAGCAGGGCTGGGTATGGGTTTGCTGATCATTAACGACGGAAAATATACCATTACACGGGTAGGGTATTATATATTAAATGATCCGATGACAATTGCCAATATGGACTTTGTTCAGGATATCAATTACCAGGGTTTCTTTCATTTAAAAGATTCTATTGTAAACGGTAAACCGGAAGGATTAAAAGTAATCGGGCCGCAATACGAAACGTTCTATCAGGCGCTTTCTGAATTACCGGAAAAAGAAAAACAAAGCTGGCTGGCGTTTGATCATTTCTATTCAGACGATTCATTCAGCCGGGTACTGCCGATCGTTTTCAAATTTAATCCGGCAAAAATTTTAGATGTAGGCGGCAACACCGGCAAATGGTCGTTAAGCTGCGTGCATCACAACAAAGATGTAAAAATGACCATTGCAGATCTTCCTCAGCAGATTGCGATGGCCAAAGAAAATATCAGCCAATACAAAGAAGGCGAACGTATTTCATATCATCCGCTGGATATATTAAAGCCCGAAACGAGCTTGCCTGCAGGTTATGACGTTGTCTGGATGAGTCAGTTCCTGGATTGTTTTTCTGAAGATGAAATTGTTGGCATTCTGAAAAAGGCATTAACAGCTTTAACTGATTCAGGCAAGCTGATCATTATGGAAACATTCTGGGACAGACAGAAATTTGAAGCAGCTTCTTTCTGTTTGCAGCAAACGTCTCTATACTTTACCTGCATTGCCAACGGAAACAGCCAGATGTATCATTCAGAGGTATTTATCCGCTGCGTAGAGAAGGCAGGTTTTGTCATTGAAGAAGATATTAATAATGTTGGTATCAGCCATACGGTTTTAATCTGTAAAAAGAAATAA
- a CDS encoding acyltransferase has protein sequence MAAWDGKSKGSKAGYSFFVFILRRMGVWPTYIVLYPAAFYYFIQFNQAWKSIYSFLRERMGLSPLKAFFGVYRNFYIFGQTLVDRVIVMAGYGNFTFTFDGEENLIQMVEEGTGGLLVSAHLGNWEIAGHLLYRVKAKINIVMFEGEHEKVKEYLDRVKGEKNIQVIAIKEDLSHLYAINDAFERKELVCMHGDRFLPGTRVVEVPFLGEPACFPSGPLLMAAKYKVPVSFVFAMKERSSHYYFSATKGEVYTFDRDKNTQAEQLKDAFTTFVQLIEKNVKKYPYQWFNYYNFWQTGK, from the coding sequence ATGGCAGCTTGGGATGGAAAATCAAAAGGATCAAAAGCGGGCTATTCATTCTTCGTTTTCATATTAAGAAGAATGGGTGTCTGGCCTACGTATATTGTATTGTACCCAGCGGCCTTTTATTATTTCATACAATTCAACCAGGCCTGGAAATCAATCTATTCGTTTCTGCGTGAACGCATGGGACTTTCACCGTTGAAAGCATTCTTCGGTGTATATCGCAACTTTTACATTTTCGGTCAGACACTCGTTGACAGAGTTATTGTAATGGCCGGGTATGGAAATTTTACCTTTACGTTTGACGGGGAAGAAAACCTGATACAAATGGTAGAAGAAGGTACAGGCGGTTTGCTGGTAAGCGCACACTTAGGAAACTGGGAGATTGCGGGACACTTATTATACCGCGTAAAGGCTAAGATTAATATTGTCATGTTTGAAGGCGAACATGAAAAAGTAAAAGAATATTTGGACCGTGTAAAAGGCGAAAAAAATATTCAGGTAATTGCTATTAAAGAAGATCTGTCGCACTTGTATGCCATAAACGATGCCTTTGAGCGTAAAGAACTGGTATGTATGCATGGCGATCGTTTCTTACCGGGCACACGCGTTGTAGAGGTTCCGTTCTTGGGTGAACCGGCCTGTTTCCCAAGTGGTCCGTTATTAATGGCTGCTAAATATAAAGTACCTGTGTCTTTTGTATTCGCTATGAAAGAACGTTCGTCTCATTATTACTTCAGTGCTACTAAAGGGGAAGTATATACGTTTGACCGGGATAAAAATACCCAGGCAGAACAATTAAAAGATGCATTTACTACGTTTGTTCAGTTAATTGAAAAAAACGTAAAAAAATACCCATACCAATGGTTTAATTATTATAATTTTTGGCAAACAGGAAAATAA
- the fabG gene encoding 3-oxoacyl-ACP reductase FabG, with protein sequence MSANLKYALVTGAARGIGKAIAVKLASDGYHVLINYKSNDAEAEKTKSAIEEQGGAATLMKFDVSDRTEVNNVLAGWLEQHPDSVIEVLINNAGIRNDNLLMWMEPKDWDGVIDINLTGFYNVTKTLINQMLLNRYGRIINIVSLSGLKGVPGQMNYSAAKAGVIGATKALAQEVGKRGITVNAVAPGYIKTDMTQDINEKEAKAQIPANRFGEPEEVAELVSFLASKKASYISAEVISINGGLYS encoded by the coding sequence ATGTCAGCGAATTTAAAATACGCATTGGTTACAGGTGCTGCCAGAGGTATTGGAAAAGCAATTGCTGTAAAGCTGGCTTCAGACGGTTATCATGTGCTGATTAATTATAAATCAAACGATGCTGAAGCTGAAAAGACAAAATCGGCTATTGAAGAACAGGGCGGAGCTGCAACATTGATGAAGTTTGATGTATCGGATCGCACGGAAGTAAATAACGTATTAGCAGGCTGGCTGGAACAGCATCCCGATTCTGTTATCGAAGTGCTTATTAATAATGCCGGTATCCGCAACGATAATTTATTGATGTGGATGGAACCGAAGGATTGGGATGGCGTGATCGATATCAACTTAACGGGTTTTTATAATGTAACCAAAACATTGATCAACCAGATGCTGTTGAATAGATATGGCCGCATTATAAATATCGTTTCGCTATCAGGCCTAAAAGGTGTACCTGGGCAAATGAATTACTCTGCCGCAAAGGCTGGCGTAATAGGTGCTACAAAAGCTTTGGCACAGGAAGTTGGAAAGCGTGGAATCACTGTAAATGCCGTTGCTCCCGGTTATATAAAGACAGATATGACGCAGGATATAAATGAAAAAGAAGCAAAAGCACAGATACCGGCAAACCGTTTTGGCGAACCGGAAGAAGTAGCAGAGCTTGTTTCATTTCTGGCTTCTAAAAAAGCTTCGTACATAAGTGCCGAAGTAATTTCTATTAATGGCGGATTGTATTCCTGA
- the hutH gene encoding HAL/PAL/TAL family ammonia-lyase has product MITIGDQIVTLDQLKGFLYSNEQLEISAAAIERVKRNHQFLIHFSTDKIIYGINTGFGPMAQYRVSDEDRKTLQYNLIRSHCSGTGNALDPIYVKAAMIVRLNSFLIGKSGVHESLIFLLRDLINNNITPVVFEHGGVGASGDLVQLAHLGQCLIGEGSVHYKGEIREAAEVFAEAGISPITIQIREGLAVMNGTSFMTGIGVVNLIQAQNLVNWSVNAASLINELIASYDDYFSSELNDVKLHAGQRKVAAQIRERLEGSTLIKSRATHLYKKVDEMYFEDKVQEYYSIRCVPQIVGPISDTIEYATTVIENEVNSVNDNPVVDEAANNIYHGGNFHGDYISLEMDKVKIAITKLAMLAERQVNYLMNSKLNNMLPPFLNKGVLGLNFGLQGVQFTATSTVAECQTLANPMYVHSIPNNNDNQDIVSMGTNSALICSKVIENAYQVIAIELMSITQAIDILKLNDRLSVYNSSVLATIHTAFVPFTEDQPKYKEIRNVLSKLRISISKETVK; this is encoded by the coding sequence ATGATAACGATTGGAGACCAGATAGTAACACTAGATCAATTAAAGGGGTTTTTATATTCAAACGAACAACTTGAGATCAGTGCAGCAGCGATTGAACGAGTAAAAAGAAATCATCAGTTTTTGATACATTTTTCTACCGATAAAATCATTTATGGTATTAATACTGGATTTGGTCCGATGGCTCAATACCGCGTTAGTGATGAAGATCGTAAAACCTTACAGTATAATTTAATCCGCAGCCATTGTTCAGGTACAGGTAATGCACTTGATCCGATCTATGTTAAAGCAGCCATGATTGTTCGCTTAAACAGCTTCCTGATCGGAAAATCCGGCGTACACGAAAGTCTGATATTTCTATTGCGCGATCTGATCAACAACAATATTACGCCTGTTGTATTTGAACACGGTGGTGTTGGGGCAAGCGGTGATTTAGTGCAGCTGGCACATTTGGGACAATGTCTGATCGGCGAAGGTTCTGTGCACTACAAGGGAGAGATCCGTGAGGCTGCAGAAGTATTTGCAGAAGCAGGTATTTCACCGATAACCATTCAGATCAGAGAAGGCTTAGCCGTAATGAACGGAACTTCTTTTATGACAGGTATTGGTGTGGTGAATTTAATTCAGGCACAAAATCTTGTAAACTGGTCGGTGAACGCAGCATCATTGATCAATGAACTGATCGCTTCATACGATGATTATTTTTCTTCTGAACTGAACGATGTGAAATTACATGCCGGCCAGCGTAAAGTAGCCGCACAGATAAGAGAACGTTTAGAAGGTAGTACGCTGATCAAATCACGTGCTACGCATTTATACAAAAAAGTGGATGAAATGTATTTTGAAGATAAAGTTCAGGAATACTATTCGATCCGTTGTGTACCACAGATCGTTGGCCCTATCAGCGATACCATTGAATATGCAACAACAGTTATTGAAAATGAAGTAAACTCTGTTAACGACAATCCGGTTGTTGACGAAGCTGCCAATAATATTTATCACGGCGGTAATTTCCATGGCGATTACATTTCGCTGGAAATGGATAAAGTGAAAATTGCTATTACAAAACTTGCCATGCTGGCAGAACGTCAGGTGAATTATTTAATGAACAGCAAATTAAATAATATGCTTCCGCCGTTTTTGAATAAAGGTGTGTTAGGGTTGAATTTTGGTTTACAAGGGGTTCAGTTTACAGCTACATCAACCGTTGCAGAGTGCCAGACATTAGCAAACCCAATGTATGTACACAGCATACCAAACAATAACGACAATCAGGATATTGTAAGTATGGGTACAAACTCTGCCTTGATATGCAGCAAAGTAATTGAGAACGCATATCAGGTAATTGCCATTGAATTGATGTCTATTACACAAGCTATTGATATATTAAAATTAAACGATCGCTTATCCGTATATAACTCTTCGGTATTGGCAACGATACATACTGCGTTTGTTCCATTCACAGAAGATCAGCCTAAATACAAAGAGATACGCAACGTATTATCCAAACTTAGAATTTCTATTTCTAAAGAAACTGTTAAGTAA
- a CDS encoding phenylacetate--CoA ligase family protein, with protein MDTSFQTEDQIDQEQAAALQQQLRYITAHSPYYKRVFNEQGIDITAIQSIADLQKLPFTSKEDLNRNYQEMLCIESGQIADTVVTSGTLGEPIPFHLSEKDLERLALNEYLSLSIAGVTAADKVQLSATMDKLFMAGLAYYMGLRKIGAGIIRVGPGAPELQWNTIKRFAPTVFIGVPSFIIKLLDYAEAHNINPAETSVKRIICIGEAIRNEDFTYNNLGKGIVSRWPVLLHSTYASTEMSTAFTECTAGQGGHQLTDLIITEFVDEHDAPVAEGEVGELVITTLGVESMPLVRFKTGDLCRFYTSRCACGRHTKRVGPIVGRKKQMIKFKGTTLYPPALSEILNEISCIRSYYTEVYHNDLGLDVIRVHVACRTEHEENDKIIKDHFKAKIRVTPEVLYESFEQIEKTRNSLNFRKPVDFLDNRK; from the coding sequence ATGGATACTTCTTTTCAAACAGAAGATCAGATAGATCAGGAACAAGCAGCAGCGTTACAGCAACAGCTACGTTATATCACGGCACATTCACCGTATTACAAACGTGTTTTTAACGAACAAGGCATTGATATTACGGCTATTCAATCCATCGCTGACTTGCAGAAACTCCCTTTCACATCAAAGGAAGATCTGAACCGGAATTATCAGGAAATGTTGTGCATTGAATCCGGACAGATTGCCGATACCGTTGTTACATCGGGCACCTTAGGTGAACCGATTCCGTTTCACTTATCAGAAAAAGATTTAGAACGCCTTGCATTAAACGAATATCTGTCGTTGTCGATTGCAGGTGTTACGGCAGCAGATAAAGTACAATTGTCTGCAACCATGGACAAATTGTTCATGGCCGGACTGGCGTATTATATGGGCTTGCGGAAAATCGGGGCAGGCATCATCCGCGTTGGCCCGGGCGCACCGGAATTGCAGTGGAACACGATCAAACGTTTTGCACCAACGGTATTTATTGGTGTGCCCTCTTTTATCATCAAGCTGCTGGATTATGCAGAAGCACATAATATCAATCCGGCTGAAACATCTGTAAAAAGAATTATCTGTATCGGAGAAGCGATTCGCAACGAAGATTTCACTTACAATAATTTAGGAAAAGGCATTGTTTCACGCTGGCCGGTATTGCTGCATTCTACTTACGCGTCAACGGAAATGAGTACTGCTTTTACAGAGTGTACTGCAGGGCAGGGCGGGCATCAGCTTACAGATTTAATTATTACAGAATTTGTAGATGAACATGATGCGCCGGTTGCAGAAGGAGAAGTAGGAGAATTGGTGATTACTACATTAGGGGTGGAATCCATGCCGTTAGTACGGTTTAAAACGGGCGACCTGTGCCGCTTTTATACCAGTCGGTGCGCATGCGGCAGACATACAAAACGTGTCGGGCCAATCGTTGGCCGTAAAAAACAGATGATCAAGTTTAAGGGCACCACCCTTTATCCGCCGGCGCTAAGTGAGATTTTAAATGAGATTTCCTGTATCCGTTCGTATTACACTGAAGTGTATCACAATGATCTCGGCCTGGATGTGATCCGCGTTCACGTGGCCTGCAGAACAGAACATGAAGAAAATGACAAGATTATAAAAGATCATTTCAAAGCTAAAATACGTGTTACACCTGAAGTGCTGTATGAATCCTTTGAACAGATAGAAAAAACAAGAAATAGCTTAAACTTCAGAAAACCAGTGGATTTTTTAGATAACCGCAAATGA
- the acpS gene encoding holo-ACP synthase: MIQGIGVDIVDIARMQQRIDAASGFRELVFSPAEITYCESKANKYESYAARFAAKEAFLKAVGIGIDFSIDLNQIEITNNKAGKPYFVYTKQVEALLLTHIGFVPDAQVSLSHSREQAIAFVLFNKN; this comes from the coding sequence ATGATACAGGGGATCGGTGTTGATATTGTAGATATTGCACGCATGCAGCAACGTATTGATGCCGCTTCCGGATTCAGGGAACTGGTCTTTTCACCAGCAGAAATAACGTATTGCGAATCAAAAGCAAATAAATATGAATCGTATGCGGCACGTTTTGCTGCAAAGGAAGCATTTCTGAAAGCGGTTGGCATCGGTATTGATTTCAGCATTGATCTGAATCAGATTGAAATTACAAACAACAAAGCAGGCAAGCCGTATTTTGTTTATACAAAACAGGTAGAAGCATTACTGTTAACACATATTGGGTTTGTGCCCGATGCACAGGTAAGTTTATCGCATAGCAGAGAGCAGGCTATTGCGTTTGTATTATTTAATAAAAACTAA